One Gordonia sp. SID5947 genomic region harbors:
- the ileS gene encoding isoleucine--tRNA ligase — protein sequence MTGDTGRSTPSFPDLEERVLAYWAGDETFAASIANRADAEEFVFYDGPPFANGLPHYGHLLTGYVKDLVPRYQTMRGKRVERRFGWDTHGLPAELEAERQLGITDKSEIETMGMEKFNDYCRDSVLRYTGEWRDYVTRQARWVDFDNDYKTLDLDFMESVMWAFKRLYDKGLIYQGYRVLPYSWYEQTPLSNQESKLDDAYRMRQDPAVTVRMPLVVKDGPLTVLDGVNALIWTTTPWTLPSNLAIAVNPDVEYVHVKAGDGQEYLLAKALLGSYAKEISEPEVLGSYGGAELAGLSYAPPFDFFLGHPNAHRVLLGDYVTTESGTGVVHLAPAFGEEDMDLSTANGIEVVQPLDPGGRFTAQVPPYEGMMVFDANPAIIKDLKAVGKIVRHDTIEHSYPHSWRSGKPLIYMAVPSWFVAVTPIKERMLELNKQITWAPEHIRDGQFGKWLEGARDWNISRNRFWGAPIPVWVSDDPEHPRIDVYGSLDDLERDFGVRPDNLHRPYIDELTRPNPDDPSGRSTMRRVPEVFDCWFESGSMPFAQVHYPFENSEWFDGDPDQGVLPHNPGDFIVEYNGQTRGWFYNLHVLATALFDRPAFKSVAAHGIVLGDDGQKMSKSKRNYPDVNEVFDRDGSDAMRWFLMASPILRGGNLVVTERGIREGVRQALLPLWNAYSFLQLYAERPAAWRTDSTNVLDRYILAKLAVTRDTMTDALDIYDVSGACDAFREFVESLTNWYVRRSRARFWGGQDEDPDAFDTLYTVLEVAARLAAPLLPLATEAIWRGLTGGRSVHLTDWPSADDLPSDPDLVAAMDEVQAVCSVASSVRKANKLRVRLPLPGLTVASPTAEQLTSFTGLIADEMNVKSVTLSTDADAYGRQEIAVNARAAGPRLGKDVQRVIKAVKSGDWAVQTGADGAEVVVADGIELHDGEYTRRLVAVEPDSTAEMPGGRGLVVLDTTVTPELEAEGWAKDRVRELQDARRTLGLDVSDRITIRLVVPAERLDWARTHAGLIAGEVLAVEFDVVGVESGPSGAIDLGDGVTADIAKAAGTTSGE from the coding sequence ATGACCGGTGACACCGGTCGTTCCACGCCGTCTTTCCCAGACCTCGAGGAGCGGGTTCTCGCCTATTGGGCGGGCGATGAGACATTCGCCGCCTCCATCGCCAATCGTGCCGACGCCGAGGAGTTCGTCTTCTACGACGGTCCACCGTTCGCCAACGGCCTCCCGCACTACGGACACCTGCTCACCGGGTATGTCAAGGATCTGGTACCGCGGTACCAGACCATGCGAGGCAAGAGGGTGGAGCGCCGCTTCGGCTGGGACACGCACGGTCTGCCCGCCGAACTCGAGGCCGAGCGCCAGCTCGGGATCACCGACAAGTCGGAGATCGAGACGATGGGCATGGAGAAGTTCAACGACTACTGTCGCGACTCCGTGCTCCGCTACACGGGTGAGTGGCGTGACTATGTGACCCGGCAGGCGCGGTGGGTCGATTTCGACAACGACTACAAGACGCTCGATCTCGACTTCATGGAGTCGGTGATGTGGGCGTTCAAGCGGCTCTACGACAAGGGATTGATCTACCAGGGCTATCGCGTCCTGCCCTACAGCTGGTACGAGCAGACACCGTTGAGCAACCAGGAATCCAAGCTCGACGATGCGTACCGGATGCGCCAGGATCCGGCTGTGACCGTGCGGATGCCGCTGGTCGTGAAGGACGGTCCGTTGACCGTCCTGGACGGCGTGAACGCATTGATCTGGACCACCACACCGTGGACGCTGCCCTCGAACCTGGCGATCGCTGTCAACCCCGACGTCGAATACGTCCACGTGAAGGCCGGCGACGGCCAGGAGTACCTGCTCGCCAAAGCGCTGCTGGGCTCATATGCCAAGGAGATCAGCGAACCGGAGGTGCTCGGCAGCTACGGCGGTGCCGAACTGGCCGGTCTCTCGTACGCGCCGCCGTTCGACTTCTTCCTCGGCCACCCCAACGCACACCGCGTTCTGCTCGGCGACTACGTGACGACCGAGAGTGGCACGGGCGTCGTGCATCTCGCGCCGGCCTTCGGCGAGGAGGACATGGACCTCTCGACGGCCAACGGCATCGAGGTGGTGCAGCCGCTCGATCCGGGCGGTCGGTTCACCGCACAGGTCCCGCCCTACGAGGGCATGATGGTGTTCGACGCCAACCCCGCGATCATCAAGGACCTCAAGGCCGTGGGCAAGATCGTGCGCCACGACACCATCGAGCACTCGTATCCGCATTCCTGGCGGTCCGGGAAGCCGTTGATCTACATGGCGGTGCCGTCGTGGTTCGTTGCCGTGACGCCGATCAAGGAGCGGATGCTCGAGCTGAACAAGCAGATCACCTGGGCGCCCGAACACATCCGGGACGGGCAGTTCGGCAAGTGGCTCGAGGGTGCGCGCGACTGGAACATCAGCCGTAATCGGTTCTGGGGAGCGCCCATCCCGGTGTGGGTCTCCGACGACCCGGAGCATCCCCGCATCGATGTGTACGGTTCGCTTGACGACCTCGAACGTGATTTCGGAGTGCGCCCGGACAACCTGCACCGTCCCTACATCGACGAGCTGACCAGACCCAATCCCGACGATCCGTCGGGGCGGTCGACCATGCGCCGGGTCCCCGAGGTGTTCGACTGCTGGTTCGAGTCGGGATCGATGCCGTTCGCCCAGGTCCACTATCCGTTCGAGAACTCCGAATGGTTCGACGGCGATCCGGATCAGGGTGTGTTGCCGCACAATCCGGGCGATTTCATCGTCGAGTACAACGGCCAGACCCGCGGATGGTTCTACAACCTCCACGTGCTGGCGACGGCCCTGTTCGATCGCCCGGCGTTCAAGTCCGTTGCCGCACACGGCATCGTCCTGGGCGACGACGGACAGAAGATGTCGAAGTCCAAGCGCAACTACCCGGATGTGAACGAGGTCTTCGACCGCGACGGCTCCGACGCGATGCGCTGGTTCCTGATGGCGAGTCCGATCCTGCGCGGCGGCAATCTCGTGGTCACCGAGCGCGGCATCCGGGAGGGCGTCCGCCAGGCACTGCTGCCACTCTGGAACGCCTACAGCTTCCTGCAGCTCTATGCGGAGCGCCCGGCGGCGTGGCGGACCGATTCCACAAACGTGCTGGATCGGTACATCCTGGCCAAGCTCGCGGTCACCCGGGACACGATGACCGACGCCCTCGACATCTACGACGTCTCGGGCGCGTGTGACGCGTTCCGGGAATTCGTCGAGTCGCTCACGAATTGGTATGTGCGTCGGTCTCGGGCGCGGTTCTGGGGTGGTCAGGACGAAGACCCCGATGCGTTCGACACGCTGTACACGGTCCTGGAGGTCGCCGCCCGACTCGCCGCGCCGCTGCTGCCTCTGGCGACCGAGGCGATCTGGCGGGGTCTGACCGGCGGGCGCTCGGTACACCTGACCGACTGGCCGTCGGCCGACGACCTGCCGTCCGATCCGGACCTCGTCGCGGCGATGGACGAGGTGCAGGCGGTCTGTTCGGTCGCCTCGAGTGTGCGCAAGGCGAATAAGCTCCGCGTCCGCCTGCCTCTGCCGGGGCTGACGGTCGCGTCACCCACTGCCGAACAGCTGACGTCGTTCACCGGGCTGATCGCCGACGAGATGAACGTGAAATCGGTGACGCTGTCGACCGACGCCGACGCGTACGGCCGTCAGGAGATCGCGGTCAATGCCCGTGCTGCGGGACCGCGTCTGGGCAAGGACGTCCAACGGGTGATCAAGGCAGTCAAGTCCGGTGACTGGGCGGTCCAGACGGGCGCCGACGGTGCCGAGGTGGTGGTCGCCGACGGGATCGAGTTGCACGACGGCGAGTACACCCGCCGACTGGTGGCGGTCGAGCCCGATTCGACCGCGGAGATGCCAGGTGGGCGAGGACTGGTCGTGCTGGACACGACCGTCACGCCGGAACTCGAGGCCGAGGGCTGGGCCAAGGACCGTGTCCGTGAACTTCAGGATGCACGCCGCACATTGGGTCTCGACGTGTCCGACCGCATCACCATCCGTCTCGTGGTGCCGGCCGAGCGACTGGACTGGGCTCGAACGCATGCCGGTCTGATCGCGGGCGAGGTGCTGGCCGTCGAGTTCGACGTGGTCGGTGTCGAGAGCGGCCCTTCGGGAGCCATCGACCTCGGCGACGGGGTGACGGCCGACATCGCGAAGGCGGCCGGCACCACGTCGGGCGAGTAG
- a CDS encoding DivIVA domain-containing protein, whose product MRLTPADVHNVAFSKPPIGKRGYNEDEVDQFLDFVEAELARLIEENGDLKQRVEELEGDLADARSSAPAAGAATSGSSAPSAEERTQVFSAAPEQQAPQQSAAPTPEFGEDDANVRAARVLALAQDTADRLTSTSRQEADSLVTDARSRADAMVSEAQAKADGLLTDARQRSEAILADAQTRSEAQVRQAQERADALQSDAERKHSEIMGTINQQRTVLEGRIEQLKVYEREYRTRLKTYLESQLEELQQRGSAAPVEGGRADSFSSDPGNGGFTSYSPS is encoded by the coding sequence ATGCGGCTGACTCCAGCTGATGTGCACAACGTCGCGTTCAGCAAACCGCCTATCGGTAAACGCGGCTACAACGAGGATGAAGTCGATCAGTTCCTCGACTTTGTCGAGGCCGAACTGGCCCGCCTCATCGAGGAGAACGGCGACCTGAAGCAGCGGGTCGAAGAGCTCGAAGGCGATCTGGCAGATGCTCGTTCGTCGGCTCCCGCCGCCGGAGCCGCGACGAGTGGGTCGTCGGCACCGTCCGCGGAAGAGCGCACGCAGGTCTTCTCCGCGGCGCCCGAGCAGCAGGCACCACAGCAGAGCGCAGCGCCCACGCCCGAGTTCGGCGAGGACGACGCGAATGTCCGTGCGGCCCGTGTGCTCGCGCTCGCCCAGGACACCGCTGACCGTCTGACATCGACCTCGCGGCAAGAAGCCGATTCGCTGGTCACCGATGCTCGCTCGCGTGCCGACGCGATGGTGTCGGAAGCGCAGGCCAAGGCCGACGGTCTGCTCACCGACGCGCGTCAGCGTTCGGAGGCCATCCTCGCCGATGCTCAGACACGTTCGGAGGCGCAGGTCCGCCAGGCGCAGGAACGCGCCGACGCGCTGCAGAGCGATGCAGAGCGCAAGCACAGCGAGATCATGGGCACCATCAACCAGCAGCGGACCGTGCTCGAGGGCCGGATCGAGCAGTTGAAGGTCTATGAGCGCGAATATCGGACCCGACTCAAGACATATCTGGAATCCCAGCTCGAGGAGTTGCAGCAGCGTGGCAGTGCGGCCCCCGTCGAGGGTGGGCGTGCCGACTCCTTCTCATCGGATCCGGGTAACGGCGGTTTCACCAGTTACTCACCGAGTTAG
- a CDS encoding YggT family protein — protein sequence MVTILLQVLYYLLFIYWLLLLARLVVELVRTFAREWRPTGFAVVIIEIVFTTTDPPIRALRKILPPIPLGPVRLDLSLMIVMIVVLIAMQIVSSLSRSSAAALAGLA from the coding sequence GTGGTGACGATTCTGCTCCAGGTCCTCTATTACCTGCTGTTCATCTATTGGCTGCTCCTGCTTGCGCGACTTGTCGTCGAACTGGTGCGGACCTTCGCGCGTGAGTGGCGGCCCACGGGCTTCGCGGTGGTCATCATCGAGATCGTGTTCACCACGACGGATCCGCCGATCCGGGCATTGCGGAAGATTCTCCCGCCGATCCCGTTGGGGCCGGTGCGTCTTGACCTCTCGCTCATGATCGTCATGATCGTGGTGCTGATCGCCATGCAGATCGTCAGTTCACTCAGCCGGAGCTCGGCAGCCGCATTGGCGGGGCTGGCCTGA
- the pgeF gene encoding peptidoglycan editing factor PgeF produces MRVRRVVTSRSGGVSVAPYDSFNLGDHVGDDPKAVAENRSRLAGQIGLPPGRVVWMEQIHSRNVTVVTGPVDEAVPATDALVTTETDLALAVLSADCVPVLLSDDEAGVIAGVHAGRVGARIGIVPATLRAMIELGARPERIGVLLGPAAGGAEYEVPPHMQRDVEEHLPGSACVTAKGTTGLDLRAGLRRQLLAAGVGAVAADPRSTIDDPELFSHRRQAPTGRLASVIWMDSRSARGADA; encoded by the coding sequence ATGCGGGTTCGCCGCGTGGTCACCAGCCGATCCGGTGGCGTCTCGGTGGCGCCCTATGACTCGTTCAATCTGGGCGATCATGTCGGTGATGACCCGAAAGCTGTCGCCGAGAACCGGTCTCGGCTCGCCGGACAGATCGGGCTGCCACCGGGGCGGGTCGTCTGGATGGAACAGATCCACAGCCGCAACGTCACGGTGGTCACCGGCCCGGTGGACGAGGCGGTGCCGGCGACCGACGCTCTGGTCACCACCGAGACCGACCTGGCGCTGGCGGTGCTCTCCGCGGATTGTGTCCCCGTATTGCTCTCCGACGACGAGGCCGGCGTGATCGCCGGCGTGCACGCCGGTCGCGTCGGCGCACGCATCGGGATCGTTCCGGCCACGCTGCGCGCGATGATCGAACTCGGTGCCCGGCCGGAGCGGATCGGCGTCCTGCTCGGCCCAGCGGCCGGCGGGGCAGAGTACGAGGTTCCGCCGCACATGCAGCGCGACGTCGAAGAGCATCTGCCCGGCAGCGCCTGCGTGACCGCCAAGGGCACAACCGGACTCGACCTCCGCGCAGGGTTGCGCCGTCAGCTTCTCGCCGCCGGTGTCGGTGCGGTGGCCGCCGATCCGCGGAGCACCATCGACGACCCCGAACTGTTCAGCCATCGGAGGCAGGCGCCCACCGGCCGACTCGCGTCGGTGATCTGGATGGACTCCCGGTCCGCCAGGGGAGCCGATGCCTGA
- the murC gene encoding UDP-N-acetylmuramate--L-alanine ligase: MTGESVDGPIGELPELLRRVHMVGIGGAGMSGLARILLARGGQVSGSDAKNSRGILALRTRGARIQVGHDPSALDQLPGGPSVVVTTHAAIPKTNPELVAARSRGIPVLLRPRILADLMAGYRTLLVAGTHGKTSTTSIAVVALQHCGVDPSFAVGGELNESGTNAHHGSGGIFVAEADESDGSLLEYTPDVVVVTNIEVDHLDHFGTREAYVDVFDEFAERISPGGHLIVCLDDEGSAALAGRCADRLAERGVSVFGYGAGRYAHLAPAAKQVATMISWSARGSGGVARVRFDAPIADPSVERTMLLTVPGEHMALNAIGAVVACVCAGGALAGVIDGVEAFGGVHRRFEFRGRTGDVDVFDDYAHHPTEVRAVLTAARLAVESAATTDVETTGPGRVIAVFQPHLFSRTRDFAEDFAAALDLADQVVVADVYGAREEPIPGISGASIADRVTRPVIFQPDLSALARTVASVAGPGDLVLTLGAGDITMQGPEILEALRDRGAANHTNHAVTAVADPDEADRAETPGSQP; encoded by the coding sequence ATGACAGGCGAATCGGTGGATGGCCCCATCGGCGAACTCCCCGAACTCCTTCGCCGGGTGCACATGGTCGGTATCGGTGGTGCCGGGATGAGTGGACTCGCCCGCATCCTGCTCGCCCGAGGTGGTCAGGTGTCCGGATCCGATGCGAAGAACAGCCGGGGCATCCTCGCCCTTCGCACCCGCGGTGCCCGCATCCAGGTGGGGCACGATCCATCTGCCCTCGACCAGCTGCCGGGCGGACCCTCGGTGGTCGTGACCACGCATGCCGCGATCCCCAAGACGAATCCAGAGCTCGTCGCGGCGCGGTCGCGGGGCATCCCGGTACTCTTGCGTCCCCGCATCCTGGCCGATCTGATGGCCGGATACCGCACCCTGCTCGTGGCGGGCACACACGGTAAGACCTCCACCACCTCGATAGCCGTTGTCGCGCTCCAGCATTGCGGTGTGGATCCGTCGTTCGCGGTGGGCGGTGAGCTCAACGAATCGGGGACCAACGCCCATCACGGCAGCGGAGGGATCTTCGTCGCCGAGGCCGACGAGAGTGACGGGTCGCTGCTCGAATACACCCCGGACGTGGTGGTCGTCACCAACATCGAGGTCGATCATCTCGACCACTTCGGGACCCGAGAGGCGTATGTCGACGTGTTCGACGAGTTCGCCGAGCGAATCTCACCGGGCGGACATCTGATCGTGTGTCTCGACGACGAGGGTTCGGCCGCCCTCGCCGGCCGATGCGCCGATCGCCTCGCAGAGCGGGGTGTGTCCGTGTTCGGTTACGGCGCAGGTCGGTATGCCCACCTCGCGCCCGCCGCGAAACAGGTCGCCACGATGATCTCCTGGTCGGCACGTGGATCCGGCGGGGTGGCGCGGGTACGTTTCGATGCGCCGATCGCCGATCCGTCCGTCGAGCGCACGATGTTGTTGACCGTCCCCGGAGAGCACATGGCACTCAACGCGATCGGTGCCGTGGTCGCTTGTGTGTGCGCCGGTGGCGCGCTCGCCGGTGTCATCGACGGCGTCGAGGCGTTCGGCGGGGTTCATCGGCGGTTCGAATTCCGCGGTCGCACAGGTGATGTCGACGTGTTCGATGACTACGCTCATCACCCGACCGAGGTTCGGGCGGTGCTCACCGCGGCGCGGCTCGCGGTCGAGAGCGCGGCGACGACGGACGTGGAGACGACCGGGCCGGGCCGGGTCATCGCGGTGTTCCAGCCGCACCTGTTCTCTCGGACGCGGGATTTCGCCGAGGATTTCGCCGCCGCACTCGATCTCGCCGACCAGGTCGTCGTGGCCGACGTCTACGGTGCGCGCGAAGAGCCGATCCCGGGGATCAGCGGAGCCAGCATCGCCGACCGGGTGACCCGGCCGGTGATCTTCCAGCCCGATCTCTCCGCACTGGCGCGAACGGTGGCGTCGGTGGCCGGTCCCGGCGATCTCGTCCTGACGCTGGGCGCCGGCGACATCACCATGCAGGGACCGGAGATCCTCGAGGCGCTGCGGGACCGGGGCGCCGCCAATCACACCAACCACGCGGTCACCGCCGTCGCCGATCCCGACGAGGCGGATCGCGCAGAGACACCGGGGTCGCAACCGTGA
- the ftsZ gene encoding cell division protein FtsZ, giving the protein MTPPHNYLAVIKVVGIGGGGVNAVNRMIEQGLKGVEFIAINTDAQALLMSDADVKLDVGRDSTRGLGAGADPEVGRRAAEDARDEIEELLKGADMVFVTAGEGGGTGTGGAPVVASIARKLGALTVGVVTRPFSFEGKRRGGQAEAGITALRESCDTLIVIPNDRLLQLGDAQVSLMDAFRSADEVLLNGVQGITDLITTPGLINVDFADVKGVMSDAGSALMGIGSSRGEERAKKAAEAAINSPLLEASMEGARGVLISIAGGSDLGLFEIHNAATQVQEAAHEDANIIFGTVIDDNLGDEVRVTVIAAGFDSGAPRKRTEIPAAAAGKSAVSSGQAGAVAANSPDNDPLFGKMPAGAGDPFVEAQERPRRNNVTLDDDDVDVPSFMKR; this is encoded by the coding sequence ATGACGCCACCGCACAACTACCTGGCCGTGATCAAGGTCGTCGGCATCGGCGGCGGCGGTGTCAATGCCGTCAACCGAATGATCGAACAGGGTCTGAAAGGTGTTGAGTTCATTGCGATCAACACCGATGCTCAGGCCCTGTTGATGAGTGACGCCGACGTCAAACTCGACGTCGGCCGGGACTCGACCCGTGGACTCGGCGCCGGTGCCGACCCCGAGGTCGGGCGGCGCGCGGCCGAGGATGCCCGCGACGAGATCGAGGAACTCCTCAAGGGCGCCGACATGGTGTTCGTGACCGCCGGTGAGGGCGGCGGAACCGGGACCGGGGGAGCGCCCGTCGTCGCGTCGATCGCACGCAAGCTCGGTGCGCTGACCGTGGGCGTCGTCACGCGACCGTTCTCCTTCGAGGGCAAGCGTCGCGGTGGTCAGGCGGAGGCCGGTATCACCGCGCTCCGCGAATCCTGCGACACGCTCATCGTCATCCCGAACGACCGTCTCCTGCAGCTCGGAGATGCACAGGTCAGTCTCATGGATGCGTTCCGCAGCGCGGACGAGGTGCTGCTCAACGGTGTTCAGGGCATCACCGACCTGATCACCACTCCCGGACTCATCAATGTCGACTTCGCCGACGTCAAGGGCGTGATGAGTGACGCGGGAAGTGCGCTGATGGGCATCGGGTCGTCGCGCGGAGAGGAACGCGCGAAGAAGGCTGCCGAGGCGGCGATCAACTCACCGCTCCTCGAGGCGTCGATGGAAGGTGCTCGCGGCGTGCTCATCTCGATCGCGGGCGGTAGCGATCTCGGTCTGTTCGAGATCCACAACGCCGCGACCCAGGTGCAGGAGGCCGCGCATGAGGACGCCAACATCATCTTCGGCACCGTGATCGACGACAATCTCGGCGACGAGGTCCGAGTGACTGTCATCGCGGCCGGATTCGACAGTGGCGCACCACGTAAGCGGACCGAGATCCCGGCGGCCGCGGCGGGCAAATCGGCCGTCAGTTCCGGACAGGCGGGCGCGGTCGCGGCCAACTCGCCCGACAACGACCCGCTGTTCGGCAAGATGCCTGCCGGAGCCGGCGACCCGTTCGTCGAGGCGCAGGAGCGACCGCGGCGCAACAACGTCACCCTCGACGACGACGACGTCGATGTGCCGTCGTTCATGAAGCGCTGA
- a CDS encoding FtsQ-type POTRA domain-containing protein — protein sequence MSPRVRGTSRRARLLLGTVLVIVVVVGLGLIAYFTPLMSVRSTDVHDNRAVPTDQIVGAARVPDGTPLLQVDTHAVAQRIAAIPSVESVRVQRSYPSSLTITVVEREPVVKVTDGQKVHVLDHSGVGYLTFDTTTGVPPEMNRLPEFSTPNPGPGDPTTTAALAAVSGLPEPIGRQIVRVAASSPVDIEFTLKGNKTVVWGDSGRGAEKARTLDALLTRPASMYNVSSPEFPSYK from the coding sequence GTGAGTCCGCGGGTACGGGGGACATCCCGTCGTGCCCGGCTCCTGCTGGGCACGGTCCTGGTGATCGTGGTGGTGGTCGGCCTCGGCCTGATCGCCTACTTCACCCCACTGATGTCGGTCCGGTCCACCGACGTTCACGACAACCGGGCGGTACCGACAGACCAGATCGTCGGTGCGGCCAGGGTGCCCGACGGGACGCCCCTCCTGCAGGTCGACACGCACGCCGTGGCCCAGCGGATCGCGGCCATCCCTTCGGTCGAATCGGTTCGTGTGCAGCGCAGCTATCCATCGTCGCTGACGATCACCGTCGTCGAGCGGGAACCGGTCGTGAAGGTGACCGATGGGCAGAAGGTGCACGTGCTCGATCACTCCGGTGTCGGTTATCTGACCTTCGACACCACGACCGGCGTGCCACCGGAGATGAACCGCCTGCCGGAGTTCTCGACACCCAATCCGGGACCCGGCGACCCCACCACGACCGCCGCGCTCGCGGCTGTCTCGGGCCTGCCGGAACCGATCGGACGGCAGATCGTCAGGGTGGCCGCCTCGTCGCCGGTCGACATCGAGTTCACCCTGAAGGGAAACAAGACCGTCGTCTGGGGAGACAGTGGCCGAGGGGCGGAGAAGGCGCGAACCCTCGATGCGCTGCTGACACGTCCGGCGTCGATGTACAACGTGTCGAGTCCGGAGTTTCCGTCCTACAAGTGA
- a CDS encoding NAD(P)/FAD-dependent oxidoreductase — protein MTSAVVVGSGPNGLAAAIRLAQDGLDVTVFEADDRPGGGTRSSELTVPGVVHDECAAFHPTGVASPFFSSLDLERHGLTWRWPEVDLAHPLDDGRAGLAARDRSHTARSLGADARTWDKLFRNATNNFDDLIAEVFRPLAHAPRHPFVLGRFGVHALAPATWTTRRFDDDPARALFTGVAAHAFTRLDTPLSSSVGMMLTAAAHAVGWPIAEGGTESITRALVAELATLGGKVVTGTPINSIGQLRDLTGSRPDIVILDTAPQGALRILGDELPGRIRSALGRYRYGPAAFKVDLAIEGDIPWTNADCTRAGTVHLGGTAEEIAHVEKQTVRGVMAERPFVLLGQQYLIDRTRSQGSVNPVYAYAHVPHGYTGDATEAIIGQIERFAPGFRDRIVAVSTRNPAALEEHNANYVGGDISAGANTARQIAFRPRVAVNPYALGIPGVYLCSSATPPGAGVHGMGGFHAAESALARAH, from the coding sequence ATGACGAGCGCAGTGGTGGTCGGCAGCGGGCCCAACGGGCTCGCTGCCGCCATCCGGCTCGCACAGGACGGCCTCGACGTGACCGTGTTCGAGGCCGACGACCGGCCCGGCGGCGGTACGCGCAGCAGTGAACTCACCGTGCCCGGGGTCGTGCACGACGAGTGCGCCGCCTTTCACCCGACCGGGGTGGCGTCGCCGTTCTTCTCGTCGCTGGATCTCGAACGCCATGGACTCACCTGGCGGTGGCCCGAGGTGGACCTCGCCCATCCCCTCGACGACGGCCGCGCAGGCCTCGCTGCGCGTGACCGCAGCCACACCGCGCGTTCGCTCGGGGCAGACGCGCGCACGTGGGACAAGCTCTTCCGCAACGCGACGAACAATTTCGACGACCTCATCGCGGAGGTCTTCCGGCCGCTCGCGCATGCACCTCGTCATCCGTTCGTACTGGGCCGGTTCGGCGTGCACGCGTTGGCACCGGCGACCTGGACGACCCGACGGTTCGACGACGATCCGGCACGCGCGCTGTTCACCGGCGTCGCCGCCCACGCGTTCACCCGGCTCGACACGCCGCTCAGCAGTTCGGTGGGCATGATGCTGACCGCCGCCGCGCATGCCGTGGGTTGGCCGATCGCCGAGGGCGGCACAGAGAGCATCACCCGGGCGCTCGTCGCCGAACTGGCCACGCTGGGCGGCAAGGTCGTCACCGGAACTCCGATCAACTCGATCGGACAGCTTCGCGACCTCACCGGCAGCCGGCCCGACATCGTCATCCTGGACACCGCTCCGCAAGGCGCGCTGCGCATCCTCGGCGACGAGTTGCCCGGCCGGATCCGGTCCGCGCTCGGCCGTTACCGCTACGGGCCGGCCGCCTTCAAGGTCGACCTCGCCATCGAGGGCGACATCCCGTGGACGAATGCAGACTGCACCCGCGCCGGGACAGTCCACCTCGGCGGCACCGCGGAAGAAATCGCGCATGTGGAAAAGCAGACCGTCCGCGGAGTGATGGCGGAACGTCCGTTCGTCCTGCTCGGGCAGCAGTATCTGATCGACCGGACGCGGTCGCAAGGATCGGTGAACCCCGTATACGCCTACGCGCATGTGCCGCATGGCTACACCGGCGACGCGACGGAAGCGATCATCGGGCAGATCGAGCGCTTCGCCCCGGGGTTCCGCGACCGGATCGTGGCGGTCTCCACCCGGAATCCTGCGGCGCTGGAGGAACACAACGCCAACTACGTCGGCGGGGACATCAGCGCTGGTGCCAACACCGCGCGGCAGATCGCCTTCCGCCCGCGGGTCGCGGTGAACCCTTACGCGCTCGGCATACCCGGTGTCTACCTCTGCTCGTCGGCGACCCCGCCGGGCGCCGGCGTCCACGGCATGGGTGGCTTTCACGCCGCTGAGAGCGCACTCGCACGGGCGCACTGA